In one Acetobacter sp. genomic region, the following are encoded:
- the parE gene encoding DNA topoisomerase IV subunit B — protein sequence MSDLFSGTGSPPAQPAPQKAQQAAPASGQDYDASSIEVLEGLEPVRRRPGMYIGGTDEGALHHLAAEILDNSMDEAVAGHATTIDVTLETGNWLTVRDNGRGIPVDPHPRFPDRSALEVILTTLHAGGKFSGKSYATSGGLHGVGSSVVNALSTLMEVEVARDRTLWRQVYARGIPQTAIEKVGAAPNRRGTQIRFQPDPEIFGTHAFQPARLYRLCRSKAFLFRGVTIRWNCDPSLIRAGDETPAEAVLHFPGGLADSLADELGKGAPLLAPIWSGDAELPETNGVSGGKVEWAIAFLESGTASFVSFCNTIPTPLGGTHEAGCRAALVKGFRAWGDQRSNKRANIVTAEDILGCTAVQLSAFIRDPQFQGQTKEKLTSAEASRLVETALRDRFDHWLSGNPTQADSLLAFVVERAEDRLRRREQKDTPRKSATRRLRLPGKLTDCTREKAEETEIFLVEGDSAGGSAKQARNRETQAVLPLRGKILNVASATSEKLRGNQELSDLVEALGCGTGDRFDLTRLRYGRVIIMTDADVDGAHIASLLMTFFYRELPELVRSGHLYLAQPPLYRLTHGARTVYAMDDADKDRKIRTEFKANAKVEVSRFKGLGEMPPKDLKETTMDPKRRTLLRVVIHPDDRLETRERVESLMGRKPELRFAFIQEHAQSVEMLDI from the coding sequence ATGAGCGATCTTTTCTCAGGCACCGGATCTCCTCCCGCCCAGCCGGCACCGCAAAAAGCGCAGCAGGCTGCGCCAGCGTCGGGTCAGGACTATGACGCCAGCTCCATTGAGGTGCTGGAAGGACTTGAGCCTGTCCGCCGTCGCCCCGGCATGTATATCGGCGGCACCGATGAAGGAGCACTGCATCATCTCGCTGCCGAGATTCTTGATAACTCGATGGACGAGGCTGTCGCAGGCCACGCCACGACGATTGATGTCACTCTTGAGACCGGTAACTGGCTGACGGTAAGGGACAACGGACGCGGTATTCCCGTCGATCCTCATCCCCGTTTCCCTGATCGCTCGGCGCTTGAGGTCATTCTCACGACGCTTCATGCGGGCGGAAAGTTTTCAGGCAAATCCTATGCGACATCGGGCGGTCTGCACGGCGTCGGCTCATCGGTGGTCAATGCGCTCTCAACCCTTATGGAGGTGGAGGTCGCGCGTGACAGGACGCTGTGGCGGCAGGTCTATGCGCGCGGCATTCCTCAGACAGCAATCGAAAAAGTAGGTGCGGCCCCCAACCGGCGCGGCACGCAGATTCGTTTCCAGCCCGACCCCGAGATTTTCGGCACACATGCGTTCCAACCGGCGCGTCTCTACAGGCTGTGCCGCTCGAAAGCCTTCCTGTTCCGTGGGGTGACAATCCGCTGGAACTGCGATCCGTCACTGATCCGTGCGGGTGACGAGACGCCTGCTGAAGCCGTTCTGCATTTTCCCGGCGGCCTTGCGGACAGTCTGGCTGATGAACTCGGCAAAGGCGCGCCGCTTCTGGCTCCGATCTGGTCCGGTGACGCCGAACTGCCTGAAACCAACGGTGTGTCAGGCGGCAAGGTCGAGTGGGCCATTGCTTTCCTCGAATCCGGCACCGCCAGCTTCGTGTCGTTCTGCAATACCATTCCGACACCACTGGGCGGCACGCATGAGGCCGGTTGCCGTGCGGCTCTGGTCAAGGGTTTCCGCGCATGGGGCGATCAGCGGTCGAACAAGCGTGCGAACATTGTCACGGCGGAGGACATTCTTGGCTGCACGGCAGTCCAGTTGTCCGCGTTCATCCGTGATCCGCAGTTTCAGGGGCAGACCAAGGAAAAACTGACCAGCGCCGAGGCGTCGAGACTGGTTGAGACCGCTCTTCGTGACCGGTTCGATCACTGGCTGTCCGGCAATCCGACACAGGCCGATTCCCTGCTGGCCTTCGTGGTCGAACGGGCGGAGGACCGTCTCCGTCGCCGTGAGCAGAAGGATACGCCCCGCAAGAGCGCGACCCGACGCCTGCGGTTGCCCGGCAAGCTGACGGACTGCACGCGGGAGAAAGCCGAGGAAACCGAAATCTTCCTTGTCGAAGGTGACTCGGCTGGGGGGTCAGCCAAGCAGGCGCGTAACCGTGAGACGCAGGCCGTGCTGCCGCTGCGTGGTAAAATCCTCAACGTCGCCAGTGCGACAAGCGAAAAACTGCGTGGCAATCAGGAACTGAGTGATCTGGTAGAAGCGCTGGGCTGTGGGACAGGGGATCGTTTCGATCTCACGCGGCTCCGCTACGGGCGTGTCATCATCATGACCGACGCCGACGTGGACGGCGCGCACATCGCCTCCCTGCTGATGACGTTCTTCTACCGTGAACTGCCGGAGCTTGTCCGTTCCGGTCATCTCTATCTGGCCCAGCCACCGCTTTACCGTCTGACGCATGGCGCAAGGACGGTTTACGCGATGGATGATGCCGACAAGGACCGGAAGATCAGGACCGAGTTCAAGGCGAACGCAAAAGTGGAAGTCTCCCGCTTTAAGGGACTTGGTGAAATGCCGCCGAAAGACCTCAAGGAGACGACCATGGACCCGAAGCGGCGCACCCTGCTCCGCGTGGTGATCCACCCCGACGACAGGCTGGAGACACGGGAACGCGTCGAAAGTCTCATGGGGCGAAAGCCTGAACTGCGTTTCGCGTTCATTCAGGAACACGCCCAGTCAGTGGAAATGCTGGATATCTGA
- a CDS encoding Rrf2 family transcriptional regulator translates to MFLRRDRAMTGVIIMLDVAFYAGRTGTVNAADIALRAGLVRRGIEPLLQMLSRSSLLESVRGPRGGYRLGRPRRDISISEIVSTVVNTDPETDDGSSGDLYQKVIDPFWREEDEAITARLREITLDDLVRKAETAGLRRPLTEPITFSI, encoded by the coding sequence ATGTTTTTGCGACGCGATCGTGCAATGACCGGCGTTATCATCATGCTGGATGTTGCATTTTATGCGGGGCGGACCGGTACCGTGAACGCAGCCGACATTGCCCTGAGAGCAGGGCTGGTCCGAAGGGGGATCGAACCCCTGCTTCAGATGCTGTCCCGCTCGTCGCTGCTGGAAAGCGTCAGGGGACCAAGGGGAGGTTACAGGCTGGGGCGTCCGCGACGGGACATTTCCATCTCGGAAATCGTCTCCACGGTCGTCAACACGGACCCGGAGACCGATGACGGTTCATCAGGTGATCTCTACCAGAAAGTTATCGACCCTTTCTGGCGTGAGGAAGATGAGGCAATCACGGCCAGACTGCGTGAAATCACGCTGGATGATCTTGTCAGAAAGGCCGAAACTGCGGGGCTGCGTCGTCCGCTGACGGAGCCCATCACCTTTTCGATATAA
- the metZ gene encoding O-succinylhomoserine sulfhydrylase produces the protein MTDTSIKTTSPEVAATWRAATRLIHGEVERTSYGETSEALFLTSGFAYDNAEQAAATFTGEAVHYQYSRFGNPTVDALQRRLADLEGAEACVCTATGMGAVSSALLAHVKAGDRVVASRALFGSCHWIVANLLPQYGVETVFVDGDDLGAWDEAFSKPAAAVLLESPSNPMLDVLDIAAIAERAHKAGAIVIVDNVFASPVYQKPLELGADVVVYSCTKHIDGQGRVLGGAILGRKDWINDTVLPFTRNTGNALSPFNAWVMLKGLETLALRVDAMTRNAAAVADWLASAPGIVSVRYPGRKDHPQHELAARQMSGFGSLIAFEVAGGQAGAFAFLNALRVVLISNNLGDARSLATHPATTTHMKIGPEERARLGIADGAIRLSVGLEDSADLIDDLARGVAALKSRGFAN, from the coding sequence ATGACTGACACGTCCATCAAAACAACGTCTCCCGAAGTCGCCGCCACGTGGCGCGCCGCCACTCGCCTGATTCACGGCGAGGTCGAGCGCACGTCCTATGGCGAGACGAGCGAAGCTCTTTTCCTGACCTCCGGCTTTGCCTACGACAATGCCGAGCAGGCCGCCGCCACCTTCACGGGTGAAGCGGTTCATTACCAGTACAGCCGCTTCGGCAACCCGACGGTCGATGCCCTTCAGCGGCGCCTCGCCGATCTTGAAGGCGCGGAAGCCTGTGTCTGCACGGCCACCGGCATGGGCGCCGTTTCCTCAGCACTTCTGGCGCATGTCAAGGCGGGCGACCGGGTTGTCGCTTCCCGCGCCCTGTTCGGCTCCTGTCACTGGATCGTCGCCAATCTGCTGCCGCAATATGGCGTGGAGACGGTTTTTGTTGACGGCGACGACCTCGGCGCATGGGATGAAGCCTTCAGCAAGCCCGCGGCCGCCGTGCTGCTCGAAAGCCCGTCAAACCCGATGCTGGACGTGCTGGATATCGCGGCCATCGCCGAGCGGGCGCACAAGGCCGGAGCGATTGTCATCGTCGATAACGTGTTCGCCTCGCCCGTCTATCAGAAGCCGCTGGAACTGGGCGCTGACGTGGTGGTGTATTCCTGCACCAAACATATCGACGGTCAGGGCCGCGTGCTCGGCGGGGCCATTCTCGGCCGCAAGGACTGGATCAATGACACGGTCCTGCCCTTCACCCGCAACACCGGCAACGCGCTTTCGCCGTTCAACGCATGGGTCATGCTGAAGGGTCTTGAGACGCTCGCCCTGCGTGTCGATGCGATGACCCGCAACGCCGCCGCGGTCGCCGACTGGCTCGCCAGTGCGCCGGGGATTGTCAGCGTGCGTTATCCGGGCCGCAAGGACCACCCGCAGCACGAACTGGCCGCCCGTCAGATGAGCGGCTTCGGTTCGCTGATCGCCTTTGAGGTCGCCGGTGGGCAGGCAGGCGCGTTCGCGTTCCTGAATGCCCTGCGCGTCGTCCTGATCTCCAACAATCTGGGCGACGCCCGCTCTCTGGCGACCCACCCTGCGACGACGACCCACATGAAGATCGGTCCGGAGGAGCGGGCGCGTCTCGGCATTGCTGACGGCGCCATCCGTCTTTCTGTTGGCCTGGAGGATTCCGCCGACCTCATCGACGATCTCGCACGTGGCGTTGCGGCCCTGAAAAGCCGCGGCTTCGCAAACTGA
- a CDS encoding OmpA family protein: protein MKLRNGFLTGSILSAPLVVLALSAAASAQPVQGLYIAGEGGATFNQAQQVRLTHNMPSGRDTWKTGAVGIGSIGYGLGNGFRVELEGNYRNMDYHRLSSATVSTKGDGRRQTSGLMANALFDLDIGKSWLFPYFGAGVGYGWTNVHTTITGLDRSLSEQVRGTHGGFTYQGIFGLAFPVPWVVGLSATAEYRFWSMLGPQGYHATALGTVGGRNTVKEYGLAENNRSTATDFNHSLMLGLRYEFNPAPPPPPPAEVAPAPMPAAARTYLVFFDWDKAGLTDRARSIVAVAAQASGHTALTRIQVSGYTDTSAAHQGARGERYNMALSIKRAETVKAELIRDGVAGSIIDVQGYGQTHPLVPTGPGVREPQNRRVEIVLR from the coding sequence ATGAAGCTGCGTAACGGGTTTCTTACGGGATCGATCCTGTCGGCGCCGCTTGTCGTCCTTGCTTTGTCCGCCGCAGCGTCTGCCCAGCCTGTGCAGGGCCTGTATATTGCAGGTGAGGGTGGTGCGACCTTCAATCAGGCGCAGCAGGTTCGTCTGACTCACAACATGCCGAGCGGACGCGATACCTGGAAAACAGGCGCTGTTGGCATCGGCTCCATTGGTTACGGACTTGGTAACGGTTTCCGGGTGGAACTCGAAGGCAATTACCGGAACATGGATTATCACCGACTTTCCTCTGCCACCGTTTCCACGAAGGGCGATGGACGTCGCCAGACTTCCGGTCTGATGGCTAATGCCCTGTTCGATCTGGATATCGGCAAGAGCTGGCTGTTCCCGTATTTTGGCGCGGGCGTCGGCTATGGCTGGACCAACGTCCATACGACCATCACGGGTCTTGACCGCTCGCTCTCCGAGCAGGTGCGTGGCACGCATGGCGGTTTCACCTATCAGGGTATCTTCGGCCTCGCCTTTCCGGTGCCGTGGGTCGTAGGGCTGTCCGCCACGGCTGAATATCGTTTCTGGAGCATGCTGGGTCCGCAGGGCTACCATGCGACCGCGCTCGGCACGGTGGGCGGACGCAATACGGTCAAGGAATATGGTCTGGCGGAAAACAACCGCAGCACGGCCACGGATTTCAACCATTCCCTGATGCTGGGCCTGCGTTACGAATTCAATCCCGCACCCCCGCCTCCGCCGCCAGCGGAAGTGGCTCCGGCGCCGATGCCAGCAGCCGCCAGAACCTACCTTGTGTTCTTTGACTGGGATAAAGCCGGGCTCACCGATCGTGCGCGATCCATCGTCGCTGTCGCTGCGCAGGCATCCGGACATACGGCTCTGACGCGTATTCAGGTGTCTGGGTATACGGACACGTCAGCAGCCCATCAGGGGGCGCGTGGGGAGCGTTACAATATGGCGCTTTCCATCAAGCGGGCCGAAACGGTCAAGGCGGAACTGATCCGTGACGGCGTGGCAGGCTCCATCATTGATGTGCAGGGCTATGGCCAGACACATCCTCTGGTTCCGACCGGACCGGGTGTCAGGGAGCCGCAGAACCGACGGGTGGAAATCGTTCTGCGCTGA
- the folE gene encoding GTP cyclohydrolase I FolE, which yields MSNPPTPVRPSREEAEEAVRVLLRWAGEDPSREGLLDTPSRVARSYDEFFEGYAVNPEELLQRTFSEVDDYDEIVLLRDIRLESHCEHHMVPIIGRAHVAYLPRKRVVGISKLARVVEAYSRRFQIQERLTSQIANTIDSVLEPYGTAVIIEAGHQCMTTRGVHRPGVSMVTSRMLGVFRDNSDTRRELMAMLNRPGMNEFSA from the coding sequence ATGTCCAATCCTCCCACTCCAGTCCGCCCTTCCCGCGAGGAAGCCGAGGAGGCCGTTCGGGTCCTGCTGCGCTGGGCCGGTGAAGACCCGTCCCGTGAAGGTCTGCTCGACACGCCGTCCCGCGTCGCCCGTTCCTATGACGAGTTTTTCGAAGGTTATGCGGTCAATCCGGAAGAGCTGCTTCAGCGCACCTTCTCGGAAGTTGATGATTATGACGAGATCGTCCTGCTGCGCGACATCCGCCTTGAGAGCCACTGCGAGCATCACATGGTGCCGATCATCGGTCGCGCCCATGTCGCCTATCTCCCCCGCAAGCGGGTTGTCGGCATTTCCAAGCTTGCCCGCGTCGTGGAAGCCTACTCCCGGCGTTTCCAGATTCAGGAACGCCTGACGTCACAGATCGCCAATACGATCGACAGCGTGCTCGAACCCTACGGCACGGCGGTCATCATTGAAGCAGGGCACCAGTGCATGACCACGCGCGGCGTGCATCGTCCCGGCGTGTCCATGGTGACCAGCCGGATGCTGGGCGTTTTCCGTGACAACTCTGATACCCGCCGCGAACTCATGGCGATGCTGAACCGTCCCGGTATGAACGAATTTTCCGCCTGA
- a CDS encoding S41 family peptidase, which produces MRRRRLPVVLSPVHLGLRKFRPVILPLAVAVWLLTTAVCAYAATTPEEEKDGAHAPAAPVASQKEPVKETTVPPNEAAVGEQATPQQDATAKDAPPRLNVGLIRSVIQTALDFLQPRTLHPYDARQLCLWGLGGISALDPALRVVEVPDGIQLMQGQSVVLKRPAPAANSSRDWAALTTDLLLSATEHSSVLQSVQGDGLTQSFFDELFNHLDPYSRYVGPAPADTDRTVRSGGNAGIGITVDEQTVPPSGRNRTAARHLVVSAVNTNGPAWPAGVDVGERIVAVDGHSVVGRSVEQVNALVSGAPGSTVSVRFYSPTLKRTRTLQLRRERIPPETVFAFSAGPLVIIRITSFSSETAEEMSQYLDQATQDRHLRGILIDLRGNRGGVLQQAVTAAALLLDNGVAVVTKGRDPQANHVWAVQGGDMTNHLPVVVLVDGRTASAAEILAAALADHHRAVVVGSSTMGKGLVQTVAQLPDRGELFVTWSRVIAPLGWPLQGLGVMPQVCTSRGAADTEKQMVALRVGKTPENAAVGQSRSVRYPVPVSRILEIRKTCPAALGGDLDLDVGRDLLETPAAYRAALFMIPDEADTAGMDAE; this is translated from the coding sequence ATGAGAAGGCGACGCCTGCCTGTCGTTCTTTCTCCGGTTCATCTGGGATTGCGTAAATTTCGTCCGGTCATCCTGCCTCTGGCGGTCGCCGTATGGCTTCTGACCACGGCAGTCTGTGCCTATGCCGCTACAACGCCGGAAGAGGAAAAAGACGGGGCGCATGCTCCGGCGGCACCTGTTGCCAGTCAGAAAGAGCCAGTCAAAGAGACGACCGTACCACCGAACGAGGCCGCAGTCGGAGAGCAGGCGACCCCGCAGCAGGATGCGACGGCGAAGGACGCGCCACCACGCCTGAATGTTGGCCTCATAAGATCGGTCATCCAGACGGCTCTGGACTTTCTCCAGCCCCGGACCCTGCATCCCTACGATGCGCGTCAGTTGTGTCTTTGGGGGCTGGGAGGGATCAGCGCGCTTGATCCGGCCCTCCGCGTTGTCGAAGTCCCGGACGGAATTCAGCTCATGCAGGGGCAGTCAGTCGTCCTGAAGCGTCCTGCGCCCGCTGCGAACAGCTCGCGGGACTGGGCCGCGCTTACGACTGACCTGCTCCTGTCCGCCACGGAACATTCATCCGTTCTGCAGAGTGTGCAGGGAGACGGGCTGACGCAGAGCTTCTTTGACGAGCTTTTCAATCATCTTGATCCGTATTCCCGCTATGTCGGCCCTGCGCCTGCTGACACCGACCGCACGGTGCGAAGCGGCGGCAATGCGGGAATCGGCATCACGGTTGATGAACAGACCGTTCCTCCCTCAGGTCGGAACAGAACGGCGGCACGGCATCTGGTTGTCAGCGCGGTCAACACCAATGGACCCGCCTGGCCAGCCGGTGTGGATGTTGGCGAGAGAATCGTGGCTGTTGACGGACATAGCGTGGTCGGTCGGTCGGTCGAGCAGGTGAACGCGCTCGTTTCCGGTGCGCCCGGGAGCACTGTGTCGGTGCGGTTTTATTCCCCGACGCTGAAGCGGACACGCACGCTGCAATTGCGCCGGGAGAGAATCCCGCCGGAAACGGTCTTCGCCTTCAGTGCCGGGCCGCTGGTGATCATCCGCATCACCTCCTTTTCTTCCGAGACGGCGGAGGAAATGAGCCAGTATCTCGATCAGGCGACACAGGACCGTCATCTGCGCGGTATCCTCATCGACCTGCGGGGCAACAGGGGCGGTGTGCTGCAACAGGCTGTCACGGCAGCGGCGCTGCTGCTTGATAACGGTGTCGCCGTCGTCACCAAGGGACGGGACCCGCAGGCCAATCATGTCTGGGCCGTGCAGGGGGGCGACATGACCAACCATCTCCCTGTTGTCGTTCTGGTGGACGGCCGCACGGCGAGCGCTGCGGAAATTCTGGCGGCGGCTCTGGCCGACCATCATCGGGCCGTGGTCGTGGGAAGCTCGACCATGGGGAAGGGGCTGGTGCAGACCGTCGCCCAGTTGCCCGATCGTGGCGAATTGTTCGTGACCTGGAGCCGGGTGATCGCGCCGCTCGGCTGGCCGCTTCAGGGTCTGGGTGTGATGCCGCAGGTCTGCACGAGCCGGGGCGCTGCCGACACCGAGAAGCAGATGGTGGCCCTGCGGGTCGGCAAGACGCCGGAGAACGCAGCCGTGGGCCAGTCGCGCAGCGTGCGCTATCCGGTTCCTGTCTCTCGTATTCTCGAAATCCGGAAAACCTGTCCGGCGGCGCTCGGTGGTGATCTTGATCTGGATGTGGGACGGGATCTTCTTGAAACACCAGCCGCCTACAGGGCTGCTCTTTTCATGATTCCCGATGAGGCGGATACAGCAGGAATGGACGCAGAATGA
- a CDS encoding tetratricopeptide repeat-containing glycosyltransferase family protein, with product MTPSPAPHSDNTAFFSDAGTQLQREGRILEAEAVYRKRIGEEPRDALTLSNYGGLLVGICRFEPALEVLKRAVALAPNLADAWSNLGNALQSLQRYDEAIAAYSKCLSISLDHPLAASNLGVALDSHRGQHETAQKFHRVAVELAPDNPETHTNYALSLLAQGNYPQGFAEYEWRWKIRTTRQHGFDAPLWQGERFDGRTLLIHTEGGFGDVLQFSRFIPLVAERGGTTIVRIRPELLSLLSRSFPQARFVSEKDPAPIHDIQCPVLSLPLALDMTLDTLPSPEGFLKPDPEKVQTWAERIRRDTSSSRLPRIGLVWAGAPHSEIREAEVADRRRSTTLSTLAPLAAHASDAIFFSLQVGEQSCQARTPPAGMKLIDYTDALNDFGETAALIANLDLVIAVDTSTAHVAAGIGKPVWLLSRYDQCWRWLSNRTDSPWYTSVRIYQQDTPLDWSGPVARIAMDLKTFERQHQSGKTPEPTSA from the coding sequence ATGACGCCATCGCCCGCCCCCCACTCCGACAATACAGCCTTTTTCTCCGATGCCGGAACGCAGTTGCAGCGTGAGGGACGAATTCTGGAGGCAGAAGCCGTCTACCGGAAACGGATCGGGGAAGAGCCACGGGACGCGCTCACTCTCAGCAATTACGGCGGCCTTCTGGTCGGAATCTGCCGCTTCGAGCCAGCGCTTGAAGTGCTGAAACGCGCCGTTGCCCTGGCTCCGAACCTCGCCGACGCCTGGTCCAACCTCGGCAATGCCCTGCAATCACTGCAACGTTATGACGAGGCGATTGCAGCCTATTCGAAATGTCTGAGCATCAGTCTGGATCACCCCCTCGCCGCAAGCAATCTGGGGGTGGCGCTGGACAGTCATCGGGGCCAGCACGAGACCGCGCAGAAGTTTCACCGTGTTGCCGTGGAACTGGCGCCCGATAATCCCGAAACCCATACGAACTACGCCCTCTCCCTGCTAGCGCAAGGCAACTATCCGCAAGGTTTTGCCGAGTATGAATGGCGCTGGAAAATCAGGACGACACGGCAGCATGGTTTTGACGCACCGCTCTGGCAGGGAGAACGGTTCGACGGCAGAACACTTCTGATCCACACGGAAGGTGGCTTCGGCGATGTCCTGCAATTTTCCCGCTTCATCCCGCTCGTTGCAGAGCGTGGCGGCACAACCATAGTCCGCATCCGTCCCGAACTGCTGTCCCTGCTGTCACGATCCTTTCCGCAGGCCCGTTTTGTCAGTGAAAAAGATCCCGCACCCATTCATGACATCCAGTGTCCGGTTCTCAGTCTACCCCTCGCGCTGGACATGACACTCGACACCCTGCCTTCGCCGGAAGGCTTTCTGAAGCCGGACCCGGAAAAGGTTCAGACATGGGCAGAGCGTATCCGGCGGGATACCTCTTCCAGCCGTCTCCCCAGAATCGGCCTCGTCTGGGCGGGTGCGCCACATAGCGAAATCCGGGAGGCCGAGGTTGCAGACAGACGCCGCTCAACCACGCTTTCCACACTGGCTCCTCTCGCCGCGCACGCATCTGACGCCATCTTCTTCAGCCTACAGGTCGGCGAGCAATCCTGTCAGGCCCGCACGCCTCCAGCGGGAATGAAGCTCATTGACTACACAGACGCGCTAAATGACTTCGGGGAAACGGCTGCGCTGATCGCCAATCTTGATCTGGTTATCGCGGTCGATACATCCACCGCTCATGTCGCGGCCGGTATCGGCAAGCCTGTCTGGCTGCTGTCACGTTACGATCAGTGCTGGCGCTGGCTCTCCAACCGCACGGATTCTCCATGGTATACGAGCGTCCGGATTTACCAGCAGGACACGCCCCTCGACTGGTCCGGCCCTGTGGCGCGTATTGCGATGGACCTGAAAACTTTCGAGCGGCAGCATCAGTCCGGAAAAACACCCGAGCCAACCAGCGCCTGA
- the apaG gene encoding Co2+/Mg2+ efflux protein ApaG, translated as MSSRPPMPPKLFEDPETALNEAIAALPSYEATTDNIRIVVRAFWLDDQSQPDEHSYCWGYRIRIENHGPNTVQLLERSWEIIDANGHVDRVRGDGVVGEQPILGPGGGFEYTSGASLDTPSGIMRGFFHMVEEPGRRLFDVRIPAFSLDSPYQPSMLH; from the coding sequence ATGTCCTCCAGGCCGCCCATGCCGCCAAAGCTGTTCGAAGACCCGGAAACGGCCTTGAACGAAGCCATTGCCGCATTGCCGTCCTACGAGGCCACGACTGACAATATCCGCATTGTCGTCAGGGCCTTCTGGCTCGATGACCAGTCCCAGCCGGACGAGCATTCCTACTGCTGGGGCTACCGTATCCGCATCGAGAATCATGGACCGAATACGGTCCAGCTTCTTGAGCGGTCATGGGAGATCATCGACGCCAACGGGCATGTCGATCGCGTTCGCGGTGACGGCGTGGTGGGCGAGCAGCCCATTCTCGGGCCGGGCGGTGGTTTTGAATACACGTCAGGCGCCTCTCTCGACACGCCGAGCGGCATCATGCGCGGGTTCTTCCACATGGTGGAAGAACCGGGCAGACGACTGTTCGACGTGCGTATCCCGGCTTTCAGCCTCGACAGCCCTTATCAGCCGAGCATGCTGCACTGA
- the cysK gene encoding cysteine synthase A, translating to MVSETPADRIDFKLAPPRGRIFDSVVDVVGGTPLVGLPRMMEEDRLQARVLLKLEFFNPLGSVKDRIGAAMVLAAEEQGLITPGKSVLVEPTSGNTGISLAFVAASRGYRLIVTMPEGASIERRKMLRLMDAQVELTPSRLGMAGAIARAQEILKTTPDAWMPGQFENPANPLVHEQTTAEEIWVDTAGTVDVVVAGVGTGGTASGIAHALKKKKSGLEVFGVEPAESAILNGDEPGPHGIQGIGPGFCPRTLDVGALDGVLTVSEREAIAAARRCARLDGIPIGISSGAALHAAVTLAHRPENKGKTIVAIAPSFAERYLSTSLFNGL from the coding sequence ATGGTCTCCGAGACGCCAGCCGACCGTATTGATTTCAAGCTTGCTCCTCCCCGTGGACGGATTTTCGATTCCGTTGTGGATGTGGTCGGCGGCACTCCTCTGGTTGGCCTGCCGCGCATGATGGAAGAAGACAGGCTTCAGGCTCGCGTGCTTCTCAAGCTGGAATTCTTTAACCCTCTCGGGTCGGTCAAGGACCGCATCGGCGCGGCCATGGTGCTGGCGGCGGAAGAGCAGGGTCTCATCACACCTGGAAAAAGCGTTCTGGTCGAGCCCACCTCTGGCAATACCGGCATCTCTCTGGCGTTTGTCGCCGCCTCACGGGGGTATCGTCTGATTGTGACGATGCCTGAAGGCGCATCCATCGAACGCCGGAAGATGCTGCGACTGATGGACGCGCAGGTTGAACTCACCCCCTCCCGTCTCGGCATGGCGGGCGCCATCGCCAGGGCGCAGGAAATCCTCAAAACCACGCCTGACGCCTGGATGCCCGGCCAGTTTGAAAACCCTGCCAATCCGCTCGTGCATGAACAGACAACGGCTGAGGAAATCTGGGTCGATACCGCAGGCACGGTCGATGTCGTCGTCGCCGGTGTCGGGACGGGCGGCACAGCGTCAGGCATTGCTCACGCCCTGAAAAAGAAAAAATCCGGACTTGAGGTTTTTGGCGTCGAACCGGCGGAAAGCGCGATCCTGAATGGTGACGAGCCGGGACCACACGGCATTCAGGGCATTGGTCCCGGTTTCTGCCCCCGCACGCTCGATGTCGGAGCGCTTGATGGTGTTCTGACGGTCTCGGAACGAGAAGCCATCGCCGCCGCCCGCCGCTGTGCGCGTCTGGACGGTATCCCCATCGGCATCTCATCGGGCGCGGCCCTGCATGCCGCGGTTACGCTGGCGCACCGGCCGGAGAACAAGGGCAAGACCATTGTGGCGATCGCACCTTCCTTTGCCGAGCGATACCTCTCCACGTCGCTTTTCAACGGACTGTAA
- a CDS encoding DUF1491 family protein — protein sequence MSAEPRLMTGLWVSAVLRQANASGCPAFRRRRGDDAAGGVLAVLTSRDRKAVVLAQTRAPDGSPAWIRGSGAEPVDEATAEAYVDRQVGRDPDLWVLEFETEDLTPPFEAVLL from the coding sequence ATGAGTGCCGAACCCCGTCTCATGACCGGCTTATGGGTCAGTGCCGTGCTGCGGCAGGCCAATGCCTCAGGGTGTCCGGCTTTCCGCCGTCGTCGGGGGGATGATGCTGCTGGCGGTGTGCTGGCGGTCCTGACGTCCCGTGACAGAAAAGCCGTCGTGCTCGCACAGACTCGTGCTCCGGACGGTTCTCCGGCATGGATACGGGGAAGCGGTGCTGAGCCTGTCGATGAAGCGACTGCGGAGGCTTATGTGGACAGACAGGTCGGTCGTGATCCTGACCTGTGGGTCCTTGAGTTTGAAACCGAAGACCTGACGCCGCCCTTCGAGGCTGTATTGCTTTAA